A single window of Caldimicrobium thiodismutans DNA harbors:
- a CDS encoding acyl-CoA dehydratase activase, giving the protein MLYVGLDVGSGTAKAAVLNEEAEILYSNYIRTHGQPIETAEKLLSEIEERFGGELRGITCTGTAGKTIAQILGVAFINEVMAHAKAATFFHPEVRTIIDIGGEDSKLIFITHERGVPEIEDFALNTLCAAGTGSFLEQQAARLGYSIEEFSQKALLAKNIPRIAGRCTVFAKSDMIHLQQAAVPDEEIIAGLCFAIIRNLKSNLAKGRPILPPLIFQGGVAANFGVRRAIKEIFHLKDEELIIPQHFKIMGAIGAGLYGLEGKAKSDYAGAEILRAYLKERTYNPPRHPVLMPFVSLELSEKIKRDVEQKFKNHASQEEEVSLYLGVDVGSVSTKLVALTEEGELLAKVYMFHNGKPLESIKKGLRELRKRLPERIKVKGVGTTGSGRYLVGDFIGADVVRNEITAQAYGALYLDPEVDTIFEIGGQDSKYISLDKGTIADFTMNKACAAGTGSFLQEQGVKLGIPIEEFGDIALKSKAPLKMGERCTVFMQSDLLHYQQKGLPKEDLVAGLCYSIVYNYLNKVVEGRKIGKKIFFQGAVAFNKGVLSAFEKVLGRPIIVPPNNEVTGAIGVALLAKAETRGESRFKGFDLEKVNYFISTFECRYCPNQCEIHKVTIDQSQPYFYGGRCDRYELDHRKPDERVPNPTLEREAKLLSYLKSLPEGEDLSSEDIIGIPRALQFFEWLPLFATFFQELGFQVFLSPPTSKEIIKKGCELAPAEPCFPVKIALGQVKTLLDLGVKNIFLPQITDLPPEVEEAKLGKICPWVQSLPWISPASINFKAVGARVIAPVFHLGRPGFVLNEEIKRLAKMLGVSEERAKRAWRLAESAQEEFHNWLKKRGKELLQEFSGETVLVIVGRPYNAFDPGANLAIHHKIRKLGLLGLPVDMLPLEEVKDRDILEGMYWEYGQRFLLAAQFIRETPNLFPLYFTNFSCGPDSFIAHFFEELLAGKPFIEIEVDEHSAEAGVVTRLEAFVDSLQGKKKIYPLGRTFNRQKIMPSEGRTIYIPHMSDHARALAAAFRACGVKAEALPEPDEESLELGRKWTSGKECYPTILTTGDLLKLVNRPDFDPEKSVFFMPDGSGPCRFGQYNRLHRKILRDLGITNLPVYSPQQDVEFYDDLGVAGRDFTKIAWKGVVAVDILDKLLRKVRPYALNKSDVERVYQRALSELEKAIEERRDLIPVLLEAKEAMARIPQKSEELPVVGVVGEIYVRNNTFANENLYRTLEDMGLEVLLPPVSEWIYFINYISKKWSKKMGMIGTTFKFIIENQFQFKEEERFIRQVEDLLTDRAKDPTIETLERYAMRFVHPDYEGGEVMLSIGKAVEYMEKEVSGMINVIPFACMPGNVQSAILKRMREETGERLPILTVPCDGQRSMGVRMRLEAFVEQVKEYFRVKRDEKLQKRVVNF; this is encoded by the coding sequence TATGTAGGTCTTGATGTGGGATCAGGGACTGCTAAAGCCGCTGTTTTAAACGAGGAAGCAGAGATTCTTTATTCTAATTATATCAGAACCCATGGCCAGCCCATAGAAACAGCTGAAAAACTACTTTCTGAGATAGAAGAAAGATTTGGAGGAGAACTTAGAGGTATTACCTGCACTGGCACTGCGGGAAAGACTATAGCTCAAATTCTTGGGGTAGCCTTTATTAATGAGGTCATGGCCCATGCTAAAGCTGCAACTTTCTTTCATCCTGAAGTCAGGACCATTATTGACATAGGAGGAGAAGACTCAAAGCTTATCTTTATAACCCATGAAAGGGGGGTTCCTGAGATTGAGGACTTTGCTCTGAATACCCTCTGTGCAGCAGGAACAGGATCCTTTCTGGAACAGCAAGCCGCTCGTCTTGGATACTCCATTGAAGAGTTTTCCCAGAAGGCTCTTCTTGCTAAAAATATCCCCAGAATTGCAGGACGCTGCACTGTATTTGCTAAATCAGATATGATTCACCTTCAACAAGCCGCTGTCCCTGATGAGGAGATCATTGCCGGGCTCTGTTTTGCCATTATTAGGAATCTTAAAAGTAATCTTGCCAAAGGGCGACCTATTTTGCCACCTCTCATCTTTCAAGGCGGAGTTGCAGCAAACTTTGGCGTTAGAAGGGCGATAAAAGAGATCTTTCACCTCAAGGATGAAGAACTCATAATTCCTCAACATTTTAAGATTATGGGGGCTATTGGAGCAGGTCTTTATGGCCTTGAAGGTAAGGCTAAATCAGACTATGCTGGAGCGGAAATTTTACGGGCTTACCTGAAGGAAAGAACCTATAATCCACCCAGGCATCCTGTTTTAATGCCCTTTGTCTCCCTTGAACTTTCTGAGAAAATAAAAAGGGATGTGGAGCAAAAGTTTAAAAACCATGCTTCTCAAGAGGAAGAGGTAAGTCTTTATCTGGGTGTGGATGTAGGGTCTGTAAGCACAAAGCTTGTTGCCCTAACTGAGGAAGGGGAGCTTCTTGCAAAGGTCTATATGTTTCATAATGGGAAACCCCTTGAAAGTATTAAAAAGGGCTTAAGAGAGCTTAGAAAAAGGCTTCCAGAAAGAATAAAAGTCAAAGGGGTGGGGACCACAGGCTCCGGAAGATACCTGGTAGGAGATTTTATTGGAGCAGATGTAGTTAGAAATGAGATTACTGCTCAAGCTTATGGGGCCTTATATCTTGATCCAGAGGTGGATACTATTTTTGAAATAGGAGGACAGGATTCAAAATATATCTCCCTTGATAAAGGAACCATTGCAGATTTTACTATGAATAAGGCCTGTGCAGCTGGGACGGGCTCTTTTCTTCAGGAACAGGGCGTTAAACTGGGTATTCCTATTGAGGAGTTTGGGGATATAGCCCTTAAAAGTAAAGCCCCTTTAAAAATGGGGGAAAGATGCACTGTCTTTATGCAATCAGACCTTCTTCATTATCAGCAGAAGGGATTACCAAAGGAGGACTTAGTTGCAGGCCTTTGTTATTCCATTGTCTATAATTATCTAAACAAAGTGGTGGAGGGGAGAAAAATTGGTAAGAAGATCTTCTTTCAGGGAGCGGTTGCCTTTAATAAAGGTGTCCTTTCTGCCTTTGAAAAAGTTCTTGGGAGACCTATTATTGTGCCACCTAATAATGAAGTAACTGGAGCTATTGGTGTAGCTCTGCTGGCTAAGGCTGAAACCAGAGGCGAAAGCAGATTTAAAGGCTTTGACCTTGAAAAGGTAAATTATTTTATTTCTACCTTTGAGTGCAGGTATTGTCCCAATCAGTGTGAGATTCACAAGGTTACCATTGACCAATCCCAGCCTTATTTTTATGGGGGAAGGTGCGATCGTTATGAACTTGATCACCGAAAACCTGATGAAAGAGTCCCCAATCCAACTTTAGAAAGAGAGGCAAAACTTTTATCTTATTTAAAAAGCCTTCCAGAGGGAGAGGATTTATCTTCAGAAGATATAATTGGTATACCCAGGGCCCTGCAGTTCTTTGAGTGGCTTCCCCTTTTTGCGACTTTTTTTCAAGAGCTTGGTTTCCAGGTCTTTCTCTCTCCCCCCACCTCAAAGGAGATCATTAAAAAGGGATGTGAACTTGCCCCGGCTGAACCATGTTTTCCTGTTAAAATTGCCTTAGGTCAGGTTAAGACCCTTTTAGACTTAGGGGTTAAAAACATCTTTCTTCCCCAGATTACTGATCTTCCACCAGAGGTGGAAGAGGCAAAGTTGGGAAAGATTTGCCCTTGGGTGCAGAGTCTTCCCTGGATTAGTCCAGCCAGTATCAATTTTAAGGCTGTGGGGGCAAGAGTTATTGCTCCAGTCTTTCACCTTGGTAGACCTGGTTTTGTGCTGAATGAGGAAATAAAAAGGCTTGCTAAAATGCTGGGTGTCTCTGAAGAGAGGGCAAAAAGGGCCTGGAGACTTGCTGAATCTGCTCAAGAGGAATTTCATAATTGGCTTAAAAAGCGAGGTAAGGAGCTTTTGCAAGAGTTCTCAGGAGAAACTGTTCTTGTGATTGTGGGAAGACCTTATAATGCCTTTGATCCAGGGGCAAATCTGGCTATTCATCACAAGATCCGTAAACTGGGACTCCTTGGCCTTCCGGTAGATATGCTTCCCTTGGAGGAGGTTAAAGATAGAGATATTCTTGAGGGAATGTATTGGGAATATGGACAGAGGTTTTTGCTTGCGGCTCAGTTTATCCGGGAGACCCCTAATCTTTTTCCCCTTTATTTTACCAACTTTTCCTGCGGGCCTGATTCTTTTATAGCCCACTTTTTTGAGGAATTACTGGCAGGGAAACCCTTTATTGAGATAGAGGTGGATGAACATAGTGCCGAGGCTGGTGTAGTTACAAGGCTTGAGGCCTTTGTGGATAGCCTGCAGGGTAAGAAAAAGATTTATCCTCTTGGTAGAACCTTTAATCGCCAGAAAATCATGCCCTCTGAAGGAAGGACTATTTATATTCCTCACATGAGTGATCATGCAAGGGCTCTTGCTGCAGCTTTCAGGGCTTGCGGAGTAAAGGCTGAGGCCTTGCCTGAACCAGATGAGGAGTCCTTAGAACTTGGAAGAAAGTGGACCTCTGGCAAGGAATGTTATCCCACCATTCTTACTACCGGTGATCTCTTAAAACTTGTTAATCGGCCAGACTTTGATCCGGAAAAGAGCGTCTTTTTTATGCCCGATGGCTCTGGTCCTTGCAGGTTTGGTCAATATAACAGGCTTCACCGCAAGATTTTAAGAGATCTTGGGATTACAAATCTTCCTGTCTATTCCCCACAGCAGGATGTGGAGTTTTATGACGATCTGGGTGTAGCTGGAAGGGACTTTACAAAGATTGCCTGGAAGGGTGTGGTTGCCGTTGATATTTTGGATAAGCTTTTAAGGAAAGTTAGGCCCTACGCCCTAAATAAGTCTGATGTTGAAAGGGTCTATCAAAGGGCCCTGTCTGAACTTGAAAAGGCTATTGAAGAGAGGAGGGACTTGATTCCTGTGCTTCTTGAGGCCAAGGAGGCCATGGCAAGAATTCCTCAAAAAAGTGAGGAACTGCCTGTAGTTGGCGTTGTGGGGGAAATCTATGTGCGAAATAACACATTTGCTAATGAAAATCTTTATCGCACCCTTGAGGACATGGGTCTTGAAGTGCTCCTTCCACCAGTTAGTGAGTGGATTTATTTTATAAATTATATCTCCAAAAAATGGTCAAAGAAAATGGGAATGATTGGAACTACCTTTAAGTTTATTATTGAGAATCAATTCCAGTTTAAAGAGGAAGAGCGCTTTATAAGACAGGTTGAGGATCTGTTAACAGACAGGGCTAAGGATCCAACTATTGAGACCCTTGAAAGATATGCTATGCGATTTGTTCATCCAGACTATGAAGGGGGGGAGGTCATGCTCTCCATTGGTAAAGCAGTTGAGTATATGGAAAAAGAGGTGTCTGGTATGATCAATGTAATTCCCTTTGCCTGTATGCCGGGCAATGTGCAGTCTGCTATCTTAAAGAGGATGCGCGAGGAGACCGGAGAGAGACTTCCCATCTTAACCGTGCCCTGTGATGGACAGAGGTCTATGGGAGTAAGAATGAGGCTTGAGGCCTTTGTTGAACAGGTAAAGGAATATTTCAGGGTGAAAAGAGATGAAAAGCTACAAAAAAGAGTTGTAAATTTTTAA
- a CDS encoding AtpZ/AtpI family protein, producing the protein MKKQKESNLKFLLTVLGESLTIGVAVIGSILAGAITGWLIEEKLLKGKTSPWLTTIFIILGAVGGIKNLLYYSKRRMKDVGKDERKGE; encoded by the coding sequence TTGAAAAAACAGAAAGAAAGTAATTTAAAATTTTTGCTCACCGTTCTTGGTGAGAGTTTAACCATAGGGGTTGCAGTAATTGGTTCTATATTGGCAGGGGCTATAACAGGCTGGCTTATAGAGGAGAAGCTTTTAAAGGGAAAAACTTCTCCCTGGCTTACAACTATTTTTATAATCCTTGGGGCTGTGGGAGGGATTAAAAATCTTTTATATTACAGTAAAAGGCGCATGAAGGATGTTGGAAAAGACGAGAGAAAAGGGGAATAG
- the atpB gene encoding F0F1 ATP synthase subunit A, whose product MEHPILFLCLILEKLGLPSGWHYYEEADKYGVLAQLLAPHMVHSYFVIGIILILALVARSKRDFLPGAFQNVWEFLVENIYEFTKSNLPHDKFDKLMPTVFPLITTYSLYILFSNLLGLIPGFMSPTANINVTMGLTLITIIYYHYLGLKYKGLAYFKDFLGPMPWLIPLMLPAEIFSHLGRLLSLSFRLFGNLLSKEILLGILTMLGGKFFAPLPVMILGVAVGFIQTFIFVLLSLVYFAGAVEEHH is encoded by the coding sequence ATGGAGCATCCCATTTTATTTCTCTGTTTGATTCTTGAAAAGCTTGGCCTCCCTTCCGGGTGGCACTATTATGAAGAGGCAGATAAGTATGGAGTGTTGGCACAACTTTTAGCTCCACATATGGTGCACAGCTATTTTGTGATTGGAATTATTTTGATTCTCGCCCTTGTTGCCAGATCCAAAAGGGATTTTCTGCCGGGAGCCTTTCAGAATGTATGGGAATTTTTGGTTGAAAATATTTATGAGTTTACCAAGAGCAATCTTCCTCATGATAAGTTTGATAAACTTATGCCTACGGTCTTTCCCCTGATCACCACCTATTCCCTTTATATCCTTTTCAGTAATCTTTTAGGGCTTATACCAGGATTTATGTCACCAACTGCCAATATCAATGTAACTATGGGATTAACTTTAATTACAATTATTTATTATCATTATTTAGGCCTAAAATACAAGGGATTGGCTTATTTTAAGGATTTCCTTGGACCTATGCCCTGGCTCATTCCTCTTATGCTTCCTGCCGAGATATTTAGTCATCTGGGAAGACTTCTTTCTCTTTCCTTCCGTTTATTTGGAAACCTTCTCTCTAAGGAAATACTTCTTGGAATACTCACCATGCTTGGAGGGAAATTTTTTGCTCCTCTACCGGTTATGATTCTTGGAGTGGCGGTAGGATTTATTCAGACCTTTATTTTTGTTCTTTTGAGCTTAGTATATTTTGCAGGAGCAGTGGAGGAGCATCACTAA
- the atpE gene encoding ATP synthase F0 subunit C → MRKWLILLAMLFVSLALTHPALAEEVAKVAGDKLQTGFGIYSAIILAAGIGVGLGALGCGIGIGQATAGACEGIARNPELAGKLTVTMILGIALVETQVIYALVIALILLYANPVLPKFMQFIGG, encoded by the coding sequence ATGAGGAAGTGGTTGATTCTTTTAGCCATGCTTTTTGTTTCCCTTGCTTTGACTCATCCTGCATTAGCCGAGGAGGTTGCTAAGGTTGCAGGAGACAAGCTTCAGACTGGTTTTGGTATTTATTCAGCCATTATTTTGGCTGCAGGAATTGGTGTGGGACTTGGGGCTCTTGGATGCGGTATCGGTATCGGTCAGGCCACTGCTGGAGCCTGCGAGGGTATTGCCAGAAATCCAGAGCTTGCTGGAAAGCTTACAGTTACAATGATTCTTGGTATTGCTCTTGTTGAAACACAGGTTATTTACGCTCTGGTTATCGCCTTGATTTTACTTTATGCCAACCCAGTGCTTCCCAAGTTTATGCAATTTATTGGTGGCTAA
- a CDS encoding YifB family Mg chelatase-like AAA ATPase, with amino-acid sequence MLSKILSFSLYGLEAIPVEVEVDLSRGLPGITIVGLPDSSIKESRERIRSALINSGFDFPMQKIIINLSPADLKKEGTGFDLAIAFGILSGDGLIEKERLSGLAMVGELSLDGTLKGVRGILPFVLKAKELKLREILIPVENLREAFLVKDFKIRGFRHLREVFDYIKFGSEPIYSPEPLDFGSSQGIMGDFSEVHGQALAKRAFEISAAGGHNLLILGPPGAGKTMLASRLPGILPPLTYEEALETTKIYSVAGLLTSEKPFIQERPFRNPHFNISEAGLIGGGTFPKPGEVSLAHNGVLFLDEFPEFRRDVLEALRQPLEDGRVTITRAAFTVTYPAKFMLIAAMNPCRCGYLGHPTRACQCTFQEIKKYRSKLSGPIVDRIDLHVEVPPVEVKEILREENPSGETSEKIRERVMKARAIQEKRYGTALKLNAHLKPKEIKRFCRLETGAEDFLIKALERLGLSARGVHKILKVARTIADLSECEIIRKEHLSEALQYRVLERKKYE; translated from the coding sequence ATGCTCAGTAAGATCCTTTCCTTTTCTTTGTATGGTCTTGAAGCAATTCCTGTTGAGGTTGAGGTTGATCTTTCAAGAGGGCTTCCCGGGATAACCATTGTGGGGCTTCCTGATAGCAGTATCAAAGAATCCAGAGAAAGAATCCGCTCGGCCCTCATAAATTCAGGCTTTGATTTCCCTATGCAAAAGATAATTATTAATCTTTCACCTGCTGATCTGAAAAAAGAAGGCACAGGCTTTGATTTGGCTATTGCCTTTGGAATCCTTTCAGGAGATGGGTTGATTGAGAAGGAGAGATTAAGCGGGCTTGCCATGGTAGGTGAGCTTTCCTTAGATGGAACTTTAAAGGGAGTCCGGGGAATATTGCCCTTTGTGCTTAAGGCCAAGGAGCTTAAACTTAGGGAGATTCTGATACCGGTAGAAAACCTCAGGGAGGCTTTTCTTGTAAAGGATTTTAAAATACGAGGGTTTAGGCATCTCCGTGAGGTCTTTGATTATATTAAATTTGGGAGTGAACCAATTTATAGCCCTGAGCCCTTAGATTTTGGATCTTCTCAAGGGATAATGGGAGATTTTAGCGAGGTTCATGGTCAGGCCTTAGCCAAAAGAGCCTTTGAGATCTCTGCTGCTGGGGGGCACAATCTTTTAATTCTTGGGCCGCCAGGTGCTGGAAAAACTATGCTTGCAAGTAGATTACCTGGAATCCTTCCTCCCCTTACTTATGAAGAGGCCTTAGAGACAACCAAGATCTATTCAGTGGCAGGTCTTTTAACTTCAGAGAAACCCTTTATTCAGGAAAGACCCTTTCGAAACCCTCATTTTAATATCTCTGAGGCAGGACTTATTGGTGGAGGGACCTTCCCCAAACCAGGAGAGGTTAGTCTTGCTCATAATGGGGTTCTTTTTTTAGATGAGTTTCCTGAATTTAGAAGAGATGTCCTTGAAGCCCTTAGACAGCCTCTTGAAGATGGAAGAGTCACCATTACCCGGGCGGCCTTTACAGTTACCTATCCAGCTAAGTTTATGCTGATTGCTGCTATGAATCCCTGCAGATGTGGTTATCTTGGGCATCCAACCAGGGCCTGTCAGTGCACCTTTCAGGAGATCAAAAAATACCGTTCCAAACTTTCTGGCCCTATTGTGGATAGAATTGACCTTCATGTTGAGGTCCCTCCTGTTGAGGTTAAAGAGATCTTAAGGGAAGAAAATCCATCTGGTGAGACATCTGAAAAGATACGGGAGCGAGTTATGAAGGCCCGTGCTATTCAAGAAAAGCGCTATGGAACTGCACTTAAATTAAATGCCCATTTAAAACCCAAGGAAATCAAGCGGTTTTGCAGACTTGAGACCGGAGCAGAGGATTTTTTGATTAAAGCCCTTGAAAGGCTTGGGCTAAGCGCAAGAGGAGTGCATAAAATCTTAAAAGTTGCTCGCACTATTGCAGATCTCTCAGAATGTGAAATAATAAGAAAAGAACATTTATCTGAGGCCCTTCAATATAGAGTCCTTGAGAGAAAAAAATATGAGTAG
- a CDS encoding CDP-alcohol phosphatidyltransferase family protein — MSRMSLTERIKLSTEPLLLPLVKVLVNLNVHPNVITLLCFLGFIISAFFIAQGRFLVAGLVLLIFAPLDAVDGLLARTAKKVTAFGAFLDSTMDRYGEIFLFLALTYYFMLKGSVSGILLSFLGITGSLMVSYTRARAEGVGIACKVGLLTRFERLTLIIISLILDSIFLCLTILAFFTHLTTFQRIWHVYKNSKEIK; from the coding sequence ATGAGTAGAATGAGTCTTACAGAAAGGATAAAGCTTTCAACAGAGCCCCTACTTTTACCCTTAGTAAAGGTTCTTGTGAATCTCAATGTGCATCCCAATGTGATAACCCTTCTCTGTTTTTTGGGTTTTATCATTAGTGCCTTTTTCATTGCGCAGGGGAGGTTTTTAGTGGCAGGCCTTGTTTTGCTCATCTTTGCTCCCCTTGATGCGGTGGATGGATTACTGGCCAGAACTGCTAAGAAGGTGACAGCTTTTGGAGCTTTTCTTGACTCCACTATGGATAGATATGGCGAGATATTTCTTTTTCTTGCTCTAACCTATTATTTTATGCTCAAAGGCTCTGTTTCGGGGATTTTGCTTTCCTTTCTTGGTATCACTGGTTCTTTAATGGTTAGTTATACGCGAGCCAGAGCCGAAGGGGTTGGAATAGCTTGCAAGGTCGGGCTCCTTACCAGATTTGAAAGACTTACGCTGATTATAATCTCCCTTATTCTGGACTCCATTTTTTTATGTCTGACTATTCTTGCCTTCTTTACGCATTTAACTACCTTTCAAAGGATCTGGCATGTTTATAAAAATTCTAAGGAGATAAAATAA
- a CDS encoding HypC/HybG/HupF family hydrogenase formation chaperone, with amino-acid sequence MCLAYPYQILEITGPFTAKASVDGVTKEIYISLIGEPLKPGDWVLVHVGFAIQKVDETLAFETLKNYHDLFSEDSP; translated from the coding sequence ATGTGTTTGGCCTATCCCTATCAGATTCTGGAAATAACCGGGCCTTTTACAGCCAAAGCCTCTGTGGATGGAGTAACCAAGGAGATTTATATTTCTCTTATCGGGGAACCTCTTAAACCAGGAGACTGGGTGCTTGTGCATGTTGGCTTTGCAATACAAAAGGTGGATGAAACTTTAGCCTTTGAGACTTTGAAAAATTATCATGATCTCTTCAGTGAAGACTCTCCTTAA
- the hypD gene encoding hydrogenase formation protein HypD, whose translation MKTLLKLSKKHTLVKKLLSQIKDLLKEVEKPVRIMEFCGGHTHSLLKYGLDVALSPEVEFFHGPGCPVCVLSLNRLELALKVAQEKDVIFTTYGDLLRIPNSEGISLLSLRAAGKDIRMLSNAMEALKIAKTNPSKLVVFFAIGFETTTPATAFLLEITKAEKIPNLKVISNHLLTPAILNYIFKKNGVYIDGIIGPGHVSAIIGAKAYEGVTAKFNLPMVISGFEPLDMLLALKLLVEKIFQRENGVFIAYTRAVTCEGNQKAKELMGRVFKVRKNFPWRGLGDIPFSGLALKEEYEAWDGERIFEIPDISEVSKGCLCGIILQGKAKPKECKLFGKLCTPGTPIGPCMVSSEGACLAYFKYKGSLS comes from the coding sequence GTGAAGACTCTCCTTAAGCTCTCAAAGAAGCATACCTTAGTTAAAAAACTCCTCAGCCAGATAAAAGATCTTCTTAAAGAGGTTGAAAAACCTGTAAGGATCATGGAATTTTGTGGAGGTCATACGCATAGCCTTTTAAAATATGGGCTTGATGTGGCCTTGAGTCCTGAGGTAGAATTTTTTCACGGCCCGGGATGTCCTGTTTGTGTTTTGAGTTTGAATAGACTTGAGTTGGCCTTAAAAGTTGCCCAGGAGAAGGATGTCATTTTTACTACTTATGGAGATCTTTTAAGGATTCCAAACTCAGAGGGAATTTCTCTCCTTTCTCTAAGAGCTGCGGGAAAAGATATTCGCATGCTTTCTAATGCTATGGAAGCACTAAAGATTGCTAAGACTAACCCTTCTAAGCTTGTAGTTTTTTTTGCTATTGGTTTTGAGACCACAACACCTGCTACCGCCTTTCTTTTAGAGATTACTAAGGCTGAGAAAATTCCAAATTTAAAAGTAATTTCCAATCACCTGCTTACTCCTGCTATTCTCAATTATATCTTTAAGAAAAATGGGGTTTATATAGATGGAATAATTGGGCCAGGACATGTTTCTGCTATTATTGGAGCAAAGGCCTATGAAGGGGTGACAGCAAAATTCAATCTTCCCATGGTAATCTCGGGTTTTGAACCTTTAGATATGCTTTTAGCCCTTAAATTGCTTGTGGAAAAGATTTTTCAAAGAGAAAATGGGGTTTTTATTGCCTATACAAGGGCTGTGACCTGTGAAGGAAACCAGAAAGCTAAGGAATTAATGGGCAGGGTTTTTAAAGTAAGGAAAAACTTTCCCTGGAGAGGCCTTGGAGATATACCTTTTAGCGGGCTTGCCCTTAAGGAGGAATATGAGGCCTGGGATGGAGAAAGAATATTTGAAATTCCAGATATCAGTGAAGTCTCCAAGGGTTGTCTTTGTGGGATAATCCTTCAAGGGAAGGCTAAACCTAAGGAGTGTAAACTTTTCGGAAAGCTTTGCACTCCAGGCACCCCCATTGGCCCCTGTATGGTTTCCTCAGAGGGAGCCTGTCTTGCCTATTTTAAATATAAGGGGTCTCTTTCTTAA
- the cybH gene encoding Ni/Fe-hydrogenase, b-type cytochrome subunit — protein sequence MKVEPRLYKRVFVWSWALRLFHWTFAFSTAALILTGLYIHNPPVTTTWAEFRPSFLMATLRYYHFIAAYFFMSAVLLRIYLLFFGNKYERAKDFLPVNRENLISFWRSLKFYLYITDEHEWRIGHTVLAGVMYSIIFFSALLMTVTGLYLLYPDVSIIKKLGVFLFGSVQMARFLHYLFHWIFTFFVLVHIYIAIWNDFKAPEAIISGAFSGSKFLPVDVVEKEIKKETPYI from the coding sequence ATGAAAGTAGAACCAAGACTTTATAAAAGGGTTTTTGTCTGGAGCTGGGCCTTAAGGCTTTTTCATTGGACCTTTGCCTTTTCAACAGCAGCCCTTATTCTGACAGGTCTTTACATCCATAATCCCCCAGTAACAACTACCTGGGCAGAATTCAGGCCCTCCTTCCTTATGGCAACTCTGCGATACTATCACTTCATAGCTGCCTATTTCTTTATGTCTGCTGTTCTCTTAAGAATTTATCTTCTCTTTTTTGGAAATAAATATGAGAGAGCCAAGGATTTTCTACCTGTAAATAGAGAAAATCTTATTTCTTTTTGGCGAAGTTTAAAATTTTATCTCTACATTACCGATGAGCATGAATGGAGAATTGGACATACGGTTTTGGCAGGAGTCATGTATAGCATTATATTCTTTTCAGCTCTTCTTATGACTGTAACAGGTCTCTATCTCCTTTACCCGGATGTGAGTATTATCAAAAAATTAGGAGTTTTCCTCTTTGGTTCTGTTCAGATGGCTCGTTTTCTCCATTATCTCTTTCACTGGATCTTTACCTTCTTTGTCCTTGTGCATATTTATATTGCTATTTGGAACGACTTTAAGGCCCCGGAGGCTATTATTTCTGGAGCCTTTTCAGGATCAAAGTTTTTACCAGTTGATGTGGTAGAAAAAGAAATTAAGAAAGAGACCCCTTATATTTAA